TACATCTTCATATATTTTCGCACATGAACTAATCGGCCAACCCCGTAGGGACAGCGCCTGGTGCCTGTCCTGGCTCCGGGGTGTGTCCTGTATCCGGGGCATATCCTGGTTCCTTCTGCTTATCCTGTATCCAGGGCATGTCATTCTGAGCAGTGAGCCGAAGCCCTGAGGAACGAAAGGGAAGAATTTCCGTTGACTTGCCCGGCGGCAACATTCTCTCCCGTATATGAATCTGCCGCCCTTTCCATTGCGCGCCATGCCCCGTCAATATCAAACGTGCCACGTCAAGCACCATGACGCCAAAAACAGCCCAGCTCAAAGGCGCCGCCAGAGACCAGGTTACCAGCAATCCATGTTCGCGATCAAAGCAGCGTTTCGCGTCGATCTGCGCCAGCAGAGTAATGCCTGCCAGCAGCGCAGCGAGACGAGGCATTTTTCTCGTAAGGAGCGCATAGGCAAGCGTGCAAAGTGGTCCCAGACCATAAATAATCAACGCTAACCCGGCGTGCAGACCACCAAATGGCACGCGCGAACGAATGATTTCGCTATAACAACTCTTCCCCCACCCCTGGCGGGCGCTTTTCCACGTCGTCCACTGCCGGTTCGCAATCAGGCCGCGTCCATTCACCAGCTCGACGCGCTTTCCAGCCCATTTGAACTGTTCAGCGAGCGCGAGATCGTCGATAAAGGTTGTGCGCATGTAGCTGGCCGCGTAGCCACCTGTCTCCACATACGCCTTGCGGCGCAGCAGAATATATTGCCCAAAGGCGAACGCGCGTGGGTGCGCAGGATCGCTAATCTCGCCCGGTGTCACACGATGGGCCAGGATCACCTCGCTCAAGGGCATCAGCAAGGGCATCGCCGTGCCACTCATATCCATCAGATTTGTGTACATGGTCAGTAAATCG
This window of the Ktedonobacteraceae bacterium genome carries:
- a CDS encoding glycosyltransferase family 2 protein encodes the protein MFSGRTTGDMGKRDRHQALSLQHFLMLGGLSIMALIALYQSYRSHRAVRELHPPDDLPLPETAPRVSIILPVRNEEANIDACLKSLLAQDYPNFSITVIDDGSTDATPCLLDQWRGRDPRIMVHRIDDLPPDWAGKPHALHTGATLTDGEWMLFTDADTRHAPQTLRLMVGHALGRNIDLLTMYTNLMDMSGTAMPLLMPLSEVILAHRVTPGEISDPAHPRAFAFGQYILLRRKAYVETGGYAASYMRTTFIDDLALAEQFKWAGKRVELVNGRGLIANRQWTTWKSARQGWGKSCYSEIIRSRVPFGGLHAGLALIIYGLGPLCTLAYALLTRKMPRLAALLAGITLLAQIDAKRCFDREHGLLVTWSLAAPLSWAVFGVMVLDVARLILTGHGAQWKGRQIHIRERMLPPGKSTEILPFRSSGLRLTAQNDMPWIQDKQKEPGYAPDTGHTPEPGQAPGAVPTGLAD